One part of the Francisella adeliensis genome encodes these proteins:
- the serS gene encoding serine--tRNA ligase: MLDAKYIKDNLQEVADRLATRGYKLDTELFEKNEAKRKELQEKTQELQSKRNTTSKEIGKRKAKGEDASDIFAKVGAINEELKVVEKDLKKLLEDINQQLLSMPNIPNEDTPIGKSEDDNVELKRWGTPREFHSEAQAKDHADLGEALDMIDFQVAAKITGSRFVVLKNKIAKLHRALSQFMLDIHTDKHGYEELYVPFIVNKDSLYGTGQLPKFGEDLFNLEGDFNYSLIPTAEVPLTNMVRDEILDTESLPRLYTAHTPCFRSEAGSYGRDTKGMIRQHQFEKVELVHITTAEKGEESLELLTSHAEKILQKLNLPYRVMRLCTSDMGSHAKKTYDLEVWLPSQNTYREISSCSWCGDFQARRMKARHKNVSMKKPELVHTLNGSGLAVGRTLLAVIENYQQEDGSIIVPEALVNYMGGISVIK; the protein is encoded by the coding sequence ATGCTTGACGCTAAATACATCAAAGATAATCTCCAAGAAGTAGCTGACAGACTAGCTACTAGAGGCTATAAATTAGACACAGAACTTTTTGAGAAAAATGAAGCAAAAAGGAAAGAACTACAAGAAAAAACTCAAGAACTTCAATCAAAAAGAAATACCACTTCAAAAGAAATTGGTAAAAGAAAAGCAAAAGGCGAAGATGCCAGTGACATTTTTGCTAAAGTTGGTGCAATAAATGAAGAATTAAAAGTTGTAGAAAAAGACTTAAAAAAACTTCTTGAAGATATAAATCAACAGCTTCTATCTATGCCAAACATTCCAAATGAAGATACACCAATAGGTAAATCTGAAGATGATAATGTTGAGCTTAAAAGATGGGGAACTCCTCGTGAGTTTCATTCTGAAGCACAAGCGAAAGACCATGCTGACTTAGGTGAAGCACTTGATATGATTGATTTCCAAGTTGCTGCTAAAATCACAGGTAGTAGATTTGTAGTTCTTAAAAACAAGATTGCAAAGTTACACAGAGCTTTAAGCCAATTTATGCTTGATATTCATACAGACAAGCACGGTTATGAAGAGCTGTATGTACCTTTCATTGTAAATAAAGATAGCTTATACGGTACTGGTCAACTTCCTAAGTTTGGTGAAGATTTATTTAACTTAGAAGGTGACTTTAACTATAGTCTTATCCCTACTGCTGAAGTCCCTCTCACTAATATGGTTAGAGATGAAATACTTGATACAGAATCTTTACCAAGACTATATACTGCTCATACACCTTGCTTTAGAAGTGAAGCAGGATCTTATGGTCGAGATACTAAAGGGATGATTCGCCAGCATCAGTTTGAAAAAGTTGAACTCGTGCATATAACTACTGCAGAAAAAGGTGAAGAGTCACTTGAACTACTCACATCTCACGCAGAAAAAATATTACAAAAACTAAACTTACCATATCGTGTAATGCGTTTATGTACTAGTGACATGGGCTCTCATGCTAAAAAGACTTATGACTTAGAAGTTTGGCTACCTTCTCAAAACACTTACCGTGAAATATCTTCATGTAGTTGGTGCGGGGATTTCCAAGCTCGTAGAATGAAAGCTCGCCATAAAAATGTCAGCATGAAAAAACCTGAGTTAGTTCATACATTAAATGGTTCTGGACTTGCTGTTGGTCGTACACTTTTAGCTGTTATTGAAAATTATCAGCAAGAAGATGGCTCTATAATTGTGCCTGAGGCTTTAGTCAACTATATGGGTGGTATCTCGGTTATTAAATAA
- a CDS encoding YdcH family protein: MLEHHPLIKEFPELKAQIHNIKADHHVSKQMKQYEDLDKEVFNLESTGKFEDVRLEDLKKQRLELKDSIYKALIK, translated from the coding sequence ATGTTAGAGCATCATCCATTAATAAAAGAGTTTCCAGAACTAAAAGCACAAATTCATAATATCAAAGCCGACCATCATGTAAGTAAGCAGATGAAACAGTATGAGGATTTAGATAAAGAAGTATTCAACTTAGAAAGCACTGGTAAGTTTGAAGATGTCCGACTTGAGGATCTTAAAAAACAAAGACTTGAGTTGAAAGATTCTATTTATAAAGCTTTAATTAAATAA
- the ctlX gene encoding citrulline utilization hydrolase CtlX has product MEQKNIANTIVMVEPKHFRFNQETSVNNSFQSKLDITNEQLQTAVLKEFKTMVCNIKSKGIDVITLESNDNTPDAVFPNNWFSTHIINGNPYVFIYPMYTQNRRNEVQIENLLKNLESNTGKEYKVLDFRGDFSKALEGTGVFIFDHEFKVAYMSVSPRADISLAKKVCEKIGYKLVTFTSFDKKGPIYHTNVMMSVGEHVAVVCLESIRSDLERQSVVESLEQANKIIIDISLDQMYKMCGNVLEVKNKQGKSFLVLSETAHNGFTQQQLDKMTNYITCLPCSIKNIETVGGGSARCMLAEVFY; this is encoded by the coding sequence ATGGAACAAAAAAATATTGCTAATACTATCGTGATGGTTGAACCTAAGCACTTTCGCTTCAACCAAGAAACATCAGTTAATAACTCTTTTCAAAGTAAACTTGATATTACAAATGAGCAATTACAAACTGCTGTATTGAAAGAGTTTAAAACAATGGTTTGTAATATCAAATCAAAAGGTATTGATGTTATTACTTTAGAATCTAACGATAACACTCCTGATGCTGTATTTCCAAACAACTGGTTTTCAACACATATTATAAATGGTAATCCTTATGTTTTTATTTATCCGATGTATACACAAAATCGTCGTAATGAAGTTCAAATTGAAAATTTATTGAAAAACTTGGAGTCTAATACGGGTAAAGAATATAAGGTTTTAGATTTTCGTGGAGATTTTTCAAAAGCTCTAGAGGGCACAGGAGTTTTTATATTTGATCATGAGTTTAAAGTGGCTTATATGTCTGTATCACCTCGAGCAGATATAAGTTTAGCTAAAAAAGTATGTGAGAAAATTGGTTATAAATTGGTTACCTTTACAAGTTTTGATAAGAAAGGACCAATTTATCATACGAATGTGATGATGAGTGTTGGTGAACATGTTGCTGTTGTTTGTTTGGAATCTATAAGGTCAGACTTAGAAAGACAAAGTGTAGTTGAAAGTTTGGAGCAGGCAAATAAAATAATCATAGATATATCTCTAGATCAAATGTATAAAATGTGTGGTAACGTTTTAGAAGTGAAAAATAAGCAAGGTAAAAGTTTCTTAGTTTTATCGGAAACTGCTCACAACGGATTTACTCAGCAACAGCTAGATAAAATGACTAATTATATAACTTGTCTTCCGTGCAGCATTAAAAATATTGAAACAGTTGGTGGCGGAAGTGCCAGATGCATGTTGGCAGAAGTTTTTTATTGA
- the lpxF gene encoding lipid A 4'-phosphatase LpxF, whose product MHVALGIVVCFLVWLFFLIFPNVDIDVASHFYDPSTQGFVGGYDGVLGFLHWFARFFPIFFSIGVILFLLGSLFIKCFQIKHRKEVFFVAVCLWIGPGLVVNYIFKDHWGRPRPVMVQEFSGDMVFQKPFVISNQCGKNCSFVCGDASMGFWLFAFMPLLVTRKKKLVAFTAAILAGGGLGWMRMAQGGHFFSDVIFCGVFVYICTWLIYWVMYERKKPSVET is encoded by the coding sequence ATGCATGTTGCACTTGGTATAGTAGTTTGTTTTTTGGTATGGCTATTTTTCTTAATTTTCCCTAATGTTGATATAGATGTAGCTAGTCATTTTTATGATCCTTCAACGCAAGGTTTTGTTGGTGGTTATGATGGGGTTCTTGGATTTTTACACTGGTTTGCTAGATTCTTTCCAATATTTTTTTCTATTGGTGTGATTCTTTTTCTCCTAGGGTCGTTATTTATCAAATGTTTTCAGATTAAGCATCGCAAAGAAGTTTTTTTTGTTGCAGTTTGCTTGTGGATAGGACCAGGATTGGTCGTTAACTATATATTTAAAGATCATTGGGGTAGGCCTAGACCTGTTATGGTGCAAGAATTCTCTGGTGATATGGTTTTTCAAAAACCATTTGTTATATCCAATCAATGTGGTAAAAACTGCTCTTTTGTATGTGGTGATGCATCAATGGGGTTTTGGTTGTTTGCATTTATGCCACTTTTAGTGACTCGTAAAAAGAAACTGGTAGCTTTTACTGCAGCTATATTAGCTGGAGGAGGGTTAGGTTGGATGAGAATGGCACAAGGAGGACACTTCTTTAGTGATGTGATTTTCTGTGGGGTGTTTGTCTATATTTGTACATGGCTTATTTACTGGGTTATGTATGAGAGAAAGAAACCTTCTGTTGAGACTTGA
- a CDS encoding aromatic amino acid transport family protein, whose product MSSNVGFFKYCGCVLLVISSMIGGGIFALPIMAFKVGIIATIVLTISMYILMTISGMLVVEVSTKLPKFRNHYTSLAQEAFGMPGKIITLIAFSVAIYASLTAYIGAVPSLLGSNACNINLYSCISPSIAEVLFTAILSIVLIGSMKYSEKINRVVMTVKLISLVLVILLLSRYIDLKSLFVVPMNFTAITQATLIVILAFSYQSILPSIVNYVGPENKKEIKKIILIGTFITCVIYTLWVVIMSGFIKHAGADEIFMADPTLDGLVSIIKQSSSSSLAVSALDIFLNVSLFASFITISLAFIDFWIDALKLSPNLKGRIIAGAIVLIPSLLIAVYFNDIFVLALAVSGFAGIAYSIVLPASVSCKLFDKYNRDGSYFFGGGRGVRALIFIIAVIFMIFALFY is encoded by the coding sequence TTGAGTAGTAATGTCGGTTTTTTTAAATATTGTGGTTGTGTTTTATTGGTCATAAGCTCTATGATCGGAGGTGGAATATTTGCACTACCAATAATGGCATTTAAAGTAGGAATTATTGCAACTATAGTCTTAACTATTTCAATGTATATATTAATGACTATATCTGGGATGTTGGTCGTTGAGGTCAGTACGAAGTTGCCAAAATTTAGGAATCACTATACATCTCTAGCTCAAGAAGCATTTGGTATGCCTGGTAAGATAATAACATTGATAGCATTTTCAGTGGCTATATATGCCAGTTTGACAGCTTATATTGGTGCGGTACCTTCTTTATTAGGTTCAAATGCTTGTAATATTAACTTATACAGTTGCATAAGCCCCTCAATTGCAGAAGTTTTATTTACAGCTATTTTATCTATAGTTCTCATCGGTAGTATGAAGTATTCCGAGAAAATTAATAGAGTTGTTATGACAGTTAAGTTAATTTCCCTGGTTTTGGTGATATTACTGTTGTCAAGGTATATTGATCTTAAAAGTCTTTTTGTAGTACCTATGAATTTTACAGCTATAACTCAAGCAACTCTCATAGTTATTTTGGCATTTTCATATCAATCTATATTACCAAGTATTGTGAATTATGTTGGGCCTGAAAATAAGAAAGAGATTAAAAAAATTATACTTATAGGTACCTTTATAACCTGTGTTATATATACACTATGGGTTGTTATTATGTCTGGGTTCATAAAGCATGCTGGGGCAGATGAGATATTTATGGCTGATCCGACACTCGACGGACTTGTTTCAATAATAAAACAAAGCAGCTCAAGTTCATTGGCAGTTAGTGCTTTAGATATTTTTTTAAATGTTAGTCTGTTTGCATCATTTATTACGATATCACTAGCATTTATTGATTTTTGGATTGATGCTTTAAAATTAAGTCCTAATTTAAAGGGTCGTATAATTGCTGGAGCAATAGTATTGATACCATCGTTGTTGATAGCGGTATACTTTAATGATATATTTGTATTAGCTCTAGCTGTATCAGGGTTTGCAGGTATAGCTTATTCTATAGTTTTGCCTGCTAGTGTGTCCTGTAAATTATTTGATAAGTATAATCGTGATGGCTCTTACTTCTTTGGCGGTGGTCGAGGTGTTAGAGCACTGATTTTCATAATAGCAGTTATCTTTATGATATTTGCTTTGTTTTATTAA
- a CDS encoding ornithine cyclodeaminase yields MKVLSVQDVAKIVEKHGINQFMGDLKNYIKDDFIRWNEFDKSPRYAAHVPGGVLELMPTADNELFAYKCVNGHPANPFEGKQTVVATGQLNEIKYGYPLLISEMTVLTALRTASATILAADFLARKDSKTIALIGTGAQSEFQTLAHKLIRPIEKVQYFDTDPEAMKKYANNMKDAGLELVACNNAKDACEGADIIVVCTACKLHAVVIEKEWVKPGMHISGLGGDCPGKTELESEILFKGKVVVEYTEQSMIEGEIQNLSEQEVEQVLHAEVWEIAAGLKKGRENDQEITIYDSVGFAVEDFSVLRMVYELAEKYDIGHDMEMVPPIKDPKNLFSAI; encoded by the coding sequence ATGAAAGTTTTATCAGTACAAGATGTTGCGAAAATAGTAGAAAAGCATGGGATTAACCAGTTTATGGGAGATCTTAAAAATTATATAAAAGACGATTTTATCAGATGGAATGAGTTTGATAAATCGCCTCGTTATGCAGCGCATGTTCCTGGTGGAGTTTTGGAGCTTATGCCTACAGCAGATAATGAGCTTTTTGCATACAAATGTGTTAACGGACATCCAGCAAACCCATTCGAAGGCAAACAAACAGTTGTTGCTACTGGGCAATTGAATGAAATCAAGTATGGTTATCCTCTACTTATATCTGAAATGACAGTACTAACAGCTCTTAGAACAGCTTCTGCTACAATCTTAGCGGCAGATTTTTTGGCTAGAAAAGATAGTAAAACTATAGCACTTATAGGTACTGGAGCACAGAGTGAGTTTCAAACTTTAGCACATAAGCTTATTCGTCCAATTGAGAAAGTACAGTATTTTGATACAGATCCAGAGGCGATGAAAAAATATGCTAATAATATGAAAGATGCAGGGCTTGAGCTAGTTGCTTGCAACAACGCTAAAGATGCTTGTGAAGGAGCTGACATAATAGTAGTTTGTACTGCCTGTAAGCTTCATGCTGTTGTAATTGAAAAGGAATGGGTCAAACCAGGTATGCATATTAGTGGGCTTGGTGGTGACTGCCCTGGTAAAACAGAACTTGAATCGGAGATATTATTTAAAGGTAAGGTTGTTGTTGAGTACACTGAGCAATCAATGATTGAAGGAGAAATTCAAAACTTATCAGAACAAGAGGTTGAGCAGGTACTTCATGCAGAAGTTTGGGAAATTGCAGCAGGACTTAAAAAAGGTCGTGAAAACGATCAAGAAATTACAATTTATGATTCTGTAGGTTTTGCTGTAGAGGATTTTTCAGTACTTCGTATGGTTTATGAGTTAGCAGAAAAATACGATATAGGGCATGATATGGAAATGGTTCCACCAATCAAAGATCCTAAAAATTTATTTTCAGCTATATAA
- a CDS encoding amino acid permease, producing the protein MSEKLNRSLQSRHMSMIALGGCIGTGLFLALGGAIADAGPGGTVLAYIVISVMVYFLMTSLGEMAAHRPVSGSFCEYATRYVDPALGFSTGWSYWFNWAITIAVEIVAAGVVMQYWFPGTSIILWGLGFFALVFIINLLSVRVFGEFEYWLSFIKVSTVIIFIVVGFLSILGLVGNHESIGFHNWHIGDAPFHNGWLGFISVFMIAGFSFQGSEFIGVTAGEAKDPSTSIPKAIKQTFWRLFLFYVLAVIVISTLIPYNAPFLINGAASEDVSASPFTIVFQDIGLSSAATIMNVIILTAIISACNASMYSATRVLWHLSKINQAPKFFAKTNSNGTPMYALLATCLIGSAFIFEPLVGEDRFFGLLVNISSLAGFIAWFTIAISHYRFRRAYIKQGKNLKDLPFVAKFFPFAPIFALLLVSIIILGQAGVIFSNYDRSWASLLFEFITTYVGFFGFVALYFGYKYIKKTKLIKLEDCDLTSES; encoded by the coding sequence ATGTCAGAAAAGTTAAATAGAAGTTTACAATCCCGCCATATGTCGATGATAGCTTTAGGCGGTTGTATCGGTACAGGACTATTCTTAGCTCTTGGTGGTGCAATAGCAGATGCAGGCCCAGGAGGTACAGTGCTTGCATATATTGTGATTTCGGTGATGGTTTATTTTTTAATGACTAGCTTGGGTGAGATGGCGGCTCATAGGCCTGTGAGTGGATCATTTTGTGAATATGCTACTCGTTATGTTGATCCTGCTCTTGGCTTCAGTACAGGGTGGAGTTATTGGTTTAACTGGGCGATTACGATAGCTGTAGAAATTGTGGCTGCTGGTGTAGTAATGCAGTACTGGTTTCCTGGTACTTCAATTATCCTATGGGGACTAGGCTTTTTTGCGTTAGTTTTTATTATAAATCTTTTGTCTGTCAGAGTGTTTGGTGAGTTTGAATATTGGCTGTCTTTCATAAAGGTTTCTACAGTTATTATATTCATTGTAGTAGGATTTTTATCTATATTAGGGTTGGTTGGTAATCATGAGAGTATTGGTTTTCATAACTGGCATATAGGAGACGCTCCTTTTCATAATGGGTGGCTAGGCTTTATTTCCGTATTTATGATAGCAGGATTCTCATTTCAAGGTAGTGAATTTATAGGTGTTACAGCAGGAGAAGCCAAAGATCCCAGTACTTCAATTCCAAAAGCAATTAAGCAAACATTTTGGAGGCTATTTTTGTTTTATGTGTTGGCTGTAATTGTTATTAGTACACTTATCCCATATAATGCCCCGTTTTTAATAAATGGGGCAGCTAGTGAAGATGTTTCTGCTAGTCCTTTTACAATCGTTTTTCAAGATATAGGTTTAAGTTCGGCAGCAACTATAATGAATGTTATCATCTTAACAGCTATAATCTCAGCATGTAATGCTAGTATGTACAGTGCTACCCGAGTTTTGTGGCATCTTTCCAAAATTAATCAAGCACCTAAGTTTTTTGCAAAAACTAATTCTAATGGAACTCCAATGTATGCTTTATTAGCAACATGTTTGATTGGATCAGCTTTTATTTTTGAACCGTTGGTTGGGGAAGATAGATTTTTTGGTCTATTAGTGAATATTTCTAGTTTAGCAGGCTTTATTGCTTGGTTTACTATAGCTATAAGTCATTATCGTTTTAGAAGAGCTTATATTAAGCAAGGTAAGAACCTTAAAGATCTTCCATTTGTAGCAAAATTCTTCCCTTTTGCGCCTATATTCGCATTACTACTTGTATCTATAATAATATTAGGCCAAGCAGGTGTGATTTTTTCTAATTATGATAGAAGTTGGGCTAGTCTTTTATTTGAGTTCATAACAACATATGTAGGTTTTTTTGGCTTTGTAGCATTATACTTTGGTTATAAATATATTAAGAAGACCAAGCTTATAAAGTTAGAAGACTGTGATTTAACTTCAGAATCTTAG
- a CDS encoding nicotinate phosphoribosyltransferase — translation MNPSNLILMTDSYKHSHPYQYPKNTTYTHFYMESRGVANAYLGSVTRFFGLQYYLKKYLSQPITLAMIDEAEKVLKAHGLVFYRKGFERVLEKHNGYFPVRVRAVREGSMVPTHNVLMTIESTDEELAWLPGMLETLLLKVWYPTTVASISSNIKETIKKYLQQTSDTLDKLNFMLHDFGYRGVSSEESAGIGGAAHLTNFMGTDTLAGLRVCKDYYDEQMAGFSIPASEHSTITSWGEGSECEKQAFENMIEQFGDASVLYGCVSDSWDFKKAIKTWVSLKDKIAEKKANLVIRPDSGDALDNILYALEELEKGFGVTINSKGYKVIKNVALIQGDGVNINLIEEILLAMQEHRYSAENIAFGMGGALLQGNFESSLNRDSFKFAIKCSAIIKDGKLCTVSKNPITDPNKKSKKGRLDLIKNQHGEYETIVLDDSYDIGQYHLESQLETYFENGKILFEQSLKNIRNY, via the coding sequence ATGAATCCTTCGAATTTGATTCTTATGACAGATAGTTATAAGCACTCACATCCCTATCAGTATCCTAAAAACACTACATACACTCATTTTTATATGGAAAGTAGAGGTGTGGCAAATGCTTATCTTGGAAGTGTTACCAGGTTTTTTGGATTACAGTATTATCTTAAAAAATATCTAAGCCAACCAATAACGCTAGCTATGATTGATGAAGCTGAAAAAGTTTTGAAAGCTCATGGTTTGGTTTTTTACCGTAAAGGTTTTGAACGAGTTTTAGAAAAGCATAATGGTTATTTTCCAGTTAGGGTAAGAGCTGTGAGAGAGGGCTCAATGGTGCCAACACACAATGTCTTAATGACTATAGAAAGTACAGATGAAGAGCTTGCATGGTTACCAGGTATGCTGGAAACTTTGCTTTTAAAAGTATGGTACCCAACAACAGTCGCTTCAATAAGCTCAAATATAAAAGAAACTATTAAAAAGTATCTTCAACAAACGTCAGATACGCTAGATAAACTAAATTTTATGCTTCATGATTTTGGTTATAGAGGTGTTTCATCTGAAGAGTCAGCAGGAATAGGTGGAGCTGCTCATTTGACTAACTTTATGGGCACAGACACACTAGCAGGGTTGAGAGTTTGTAAAGATTATTATGATGAGCAAATGGCAGGTTTTTCGATACCAGCAAGTGAGCATTCAACTATTACAAGTTGGGGTGAAGGTTCAGAGTGTGAAAAACAAGCTTTTGAAAATATGATAGAGCAATTTGGTGATGCTAGTGTACTATATGGTTGCGTTTCAGATAGCTGGGATTTTAAAAAAGCAATAAAAACTTGGGTTAGTCTCAAAGATAAGATAGCTGAGAAAAAAGCAAATTTAGTTATCAGACCAGATTCAGGAGATGCTTTAGATAATATTTTATATGCACTTGAGGAGCTAGAAAAAGGTTTTGGTGTAACAATCAACTCTAAAGGTTACAAAGTTATTAAAAATGTTGCACTTATCCAAGGAGATGGAGTAAATATTAATCTTATAGAAGAGATACTTTTAGCAATGCAAGAGCACAGATATTCAGCTGAGAATATTGCATTTGGTATGGGTGGAGCATTGTTACAAGGTAACTTTGAGTCATCTCTTAATCGTGATTCATTTAAGTTTGCAATAAAATGTTCTGCAATTATAAAAGATGGTAAGCTTTGTACAGTATCGAAAAACCCTATTACAGACCCTAATAAAAAGTCTAAAAAAGGGCGACTAGATTTGATAAAAAATCAGCATGGTGAATATGAAACAATAGTGCTAGATGATAGTTACGATATAGGGCAGTATCATTTGGAAAGCCAGCTTGAAACATATTTTGAAAATGGAAAAATTCTATTTGAACAAAGTTTAAAAAATATTAGGAATTATTAG
- the lolA gene encoding outer membrane lipoprotein chaperone LolA, protein MKKIILTIFITLLATTLFASPTNDLISKIKNINSMSADFTQKLIDGQNNSNNNSKGIMSLKKPGDFKWVTKTPNNQQIVSNGAKLWIYDADLEQLIIKKVSNNIAQFPYLILLSKNANNLDKLFNIKEKSENTYILKPKDDEMINSITIKFDSSGELECLEISTSLHQYTQIKFDNVKMNTSNIKTEDFNFKTPKGTDVIDETKA, encoded by the coding sequence ATGAAAAAAATAATCCTAACTATATTTATCACACTTCTAGCTACAACACTTTTTGCTTCTCCTACGAACGATTTAATTTCAAAAATTAAAAATATCAACTCAATGTCTGCTGACTTCACACAAAAACTTATCGATGGTCAAAATAACAGCAACAATAACTCAAAAGGTATAATGAGCCTTAAAAAACCTGGTGATTTTAAATGGGTTACAAAAACCCCAAACAACCAGCAAATAGTGTCAAATGGTGCAAAATTATGGATTTATGACGCTGATTTAGAACAGCTTATTATTAAAAAAGTTTCTAATAATATCGCTCAATTTCCTTATTTAATTTTACTATCTAAAAATGCAAATAACTTAGATAAGTTATTTAACATAAAAGAAAAATCAGAAAACACTTACATCCTAAAGCCAAAAGATGATGAAATGATAAATAGCATTACCATTAAATTTGATAGTAGTGGTGAGCTAGAATGCTTAGAGATCTCAACATCTTTACATCAATACACTCAAATAAAATTTGATAATGTAAAAATGAATACCTCAAATATCAAAACTGAGGATTTTAATTTTAAAACTCCAAAAGGAACTGATGTAATTGATGAGACCAAAGCTTAA
- the gpmI gene encoding 2,3-bisphosphoglycerate-independent phosphoglycerate mutase, with amino-acid sequence MKQTTLLVILDGWGYSDNDYFNAIKNADTPTWDSIWNEFPKTLINASSLEVGLPSGQMGNSEVGHVNIGSGRIIYQELTKIGKAIAEKTFEQNPALCQSMDNAINNDSALHIMGLLSAGGVHSHQEHIFAAIKMAKDKGVKKVYIHAFLDGRDTPPRSAKESIEATDKLLKDLNIGHIASVSGRYYAMDRDNRWDRVEKAYNAIVEANAEYTCDSALQALEQSYDRDQSDEFVLPTCISNNGSTIKVEDNDSVLFMNFRADRAREISHAFTDKDFDGFERKRPLNINFTTLTQYDSKLKCHVAYPPEQPINTLGEVLANNDKTQLRIAETEKYPHVTFFFNGGKEDEFVGEDRLLIPSPKVATYDLQPEMSAPELTEKLVNAINSGKYDCIVCNYANSDMVGHTGNYEAAMQAIEYLDKCLATLKDTILNNNGNMFITADHGNADVMVNPDTQKPHTAHTTNLVPFVYVGQHTAETTVENGKGKLSDIAPTMLQVMGIKQPSQMTGKSLFNFDK; translated from the coding sequence ATGAAACAAACTACTCTTTTAGTCATCCTAGATGGATGGGGATATAGTGACAATGATTATTTTAACGCTATAAAAAATGCTGATACTCCAACTTGGGATAGTATTTGGAATGAGTTTCCTAAAACACTTATTAATGCATCGAGCCTAGAAGTTGGACTACCTTCAGGTCAAATGGGTAATTCCGAAGTAGGCCATGTAAATATCGGTTCAGGCAGAATTATCTATCAAGAACTTACTAAGATAGGTAAAGCTATTGCTGAAAAAACATTTGAGCAAAACCCTGCACTTTGCCAATCTATGGATAATGCTATAAACAATGATTCTGCTCTTCATATCATGGGATTGCTATCAGCTGGTGGTGTACATTCTCATCAAGAGCACATATTTGCAGCAATAAAAATGGCAAAAGATAAAGGTGTTAAAAAAGTTTATATTCACGCATTTTTAGATGGCCGAGATACTCCGCCTCGCTCTGCAAAAGAATCTATTGAAGCTACAGATAAACTTTTAAAAGATTTAAATATTGGTCATATAGCTTCTGTATCTGGTAGATATTATGCAATGGATAGAGATAACCGTTGGGATAGAGTTGAAAAAGCTTACAATGCAATAGTAGAAGCAAATGCTGAATATACTTGTGACTCAGCTTTACAAGCATTAGAACAATCTTATGATAGAGACCAATCTGACGAGTTTGTACTACCAACTTGTATCTCAAACAATGGCTCTACTATAAAAGTAGAAGATAACGATAGCGTATTGTTTATGAATTTCCGTGCGGATAGAGCTCGTGAAATAAGTCATGCTTTTACAGATAAAGATTTTGATGGTTTTGAGAGAAAAAGACCTTTAAACATAAACTTCACAACTCTTACTCAATATGATTCTAAGCTTAAATGTCATGTAGCTTACCCTCCAGAGCAACCTATAAATACTCTAGGTGAAGTACTAGCTAACAACGACAAAACCCAACTAAGAATCGCTGAAACAGAAAAATACCCTCATGTAACTTTCTTTTTTAATGGTGGTAAAGAAGATGAATTTGTAGGTGAGGATAGATTACTAATTCCATCACCTAAGGTTGCAACTTATGATTTACAACCTGAAATGTCTGCACCTGAACTTACTGAAAAATTAGTAAATGCTATCAATAGTGGCAAATATGATTGTATAGTTTGTAATTATGCTAACTCAGATATGGTTGGACATACTGGTAATTATGAAGCTGCTATGCAAGCTATTGAGTATCTAGATAAATGCTTAGCTACTTTGAAAGACACTATCTTAAACAATAATGGCAATATGTTCATTACAGCTGACCATGGTAATGCTGATGTTATGGTAAACCCAGACACTCAAAAACCACATACAGCCCACACTACAAACCTTGTACCATTTGTTTATGTTGGTCAGCATACTGCTGAAACTACAGTAGAAAATGGTAAAGGAAAACTTTCAGATATTGCCCCAACAATGTTACAAGTAATGGGAATTAAACAACCTAGTCAAATGACTGGCAAATCTCTATTTAACTTCGATAAATAA